From Oncorhynchus tshawytscha isolate Ot180627B linkage group LG27, Otsh_v2.0, whole genome shotgun sequence, a single genomic window includes:
- the mettl2a gene encoding tRNA N(3)-methylcytidine methyltransferase METTL2 translates to MAAPVTVGGIVEQNITETEQILPESTSGELKRPQFGTRFLTDPRQVFQHNAWDNVEWTEEQETAAKKKVQENSQPLPQEKQEDFDCRANEYWNEFYTIHENRFFKDRHWLFTEFPELAPQCRLNRDACIGDDRAEDSEPHGLEQSQGQSSEVTPLAHVDGDYPGSSAMYRILEVGCGVGNTVFPILKTNNDPGLFVYCCDFSSTAVELVKANSEYDPGRCYAFVHDLGDEGAIYPVPDASLDVIVLIFVLSALHPDKMQASISRLARLLKPGGVLLLRDYGRYDMAQLRFKKGRCLSDNFYVRGDGTRVYFFTQDELHDYFSEAGLEKVQNMVDRRLQVNRGKQLTMYRVWIQCKYRKPHTQPPETQE, encoded by the exons ATGGCAGCGCCCGTTACTGTGGGAGGGATAGTGGAGCAAAACATCACTGAAACGGAACAAATATTACCAGAATCCACATCTGGAGAACTGAAAAGACCTCAGTTCGGAACCCGTTTCCTGACAGACCCACGTCAAGTTTTTCAACATAACGCATG GGACAATGTGGAGTGGACAGAGGAGCAAGAGACAGCAGCCAAGAAGAAGGTCCAGGAAAACAGTCAGCCCCTCCCTCAAGAGAAGCAAG AGGACTTTGACTGCCGGGCGAACGAGTACTGGAATGAATTCTACACCATCCATGAGAATCGCTTCTTCAAAGACCGCCACTGGCTCTTCACAGAGTTCCCTGAGCTGGCCCCACAGTGTCGCCTCAACCGGGACGCCTGTATTGGGGACGATAGAGCTGAGGACAGTGAACCACATGGTCTCGAACAGAGCCAGGGCCAAAGCAGTGAAGTCACCCCTCTGGCCCATGTAGATGGTGACTACCCTGGATCCAGTGCCATGTATCGCATACTGGAG GTTGGCTGTGGTGTTGGAAACACTGTCTTTCCCATTCTGAAGACCAACAA TGACCCTGGACTCTTTGTCTACTGCTGTGATTTCTCCAGCACCGCTGTAGAGCTGGTCAAG GCTAATTCAGAGTATGACCCCGGGCGCTGCTATGCCTTTGTTCATGACCTGGGTGATGAGGGCGCTATTTACCCTGTCCCAGACGCCAGCCTGGATGTTATAGTGCTCATCTTCGTGCTCTCAGCCCTGCATCCGGACAA GATGCAGGCCTCCATCAGCAGACTGGCTCGGCTGCTGAAGCCTGGAGGAGTGCTGCTGCTCAGGGACTATGGGCGCTATGACATGGCACAGCTACGCTTCAAGAAAG GAAGGTGCTTGTCAGATAACTTTTATGTCCGGGGTGATGGAACACGAGTCTATTTCTTCACTCAAG ATGAGCTACATGACTACTTCAGTGAAGCGGGTCTGGAGAAGGTCCAGAACATGGTGGACCGGCGGCTGCAGGTGAACAGAGGCAAGCAGCTGACCATGTACCGTGTCTGGATCCAATGCAAGTACCGCAAGCCTCATACCCAACCACCAGAGACACAGGAGTGA
- the LOC112225975 gene encoding integrin beta-3-like, with protein sequence MGTFLDRLWIFSGLLLASSEVLGSNICTSRGVSTCRQCLAIHPSCAWCFKEEFGQGGSSVSRCDLKQNLLDGGCTKGGLEFPFSTLSVQENTPLSDKASGAADDVTQIRPQKLSLTLRPDDARRFTVTVKQVEDYPVDLYYLMDLSYSMRDDLARLRSLGNQLAAAMGRTTSNLRMGFGAFVDKPLSPYMYTYPEEAVSNPCYGIQTRCLPQFGYKHVLSLTKQVERFTEEVAKQQVSRNRDSPEGGFDAVIQAVVCKDKIGWRGDASHLLVFTTDATTHIALDGRLAGLVQPNDGQCHIDRDNNYDKSSTLDYPSLALITEKMSENNINLIFAVTNNVMPLYQNYSQLIPGTTVGTLSDDSGNVIQLILDAYERIRSKVELELLGVPEELNLSFNATCLNGELIQGLKSCSGLKIGDTVSFSVEARLRGCPKEKNHTFTIKPVGFKDALEVTVHFACGCDCEATAQPESPLCNQGNGTYECGVCQCHPGRLGDRCECADGDYRPSDQGNCSPKPDDPICSGRGNCVCGQCSCHTSGFGKVWGKYCECDDFNCLRFKGEICSGHGKCDCGFCKCGSDWMGENCNCTTRTDTCMSSMGLLCSGRGQCVCGACECTQPGAYGATCERCPTCPDACSIKKECVECKHFKRGRLFEEKSCARICRDEIQKVEELVFYEKNAANCTYKDENDCVERFQYYEDASGKSILYVMEPDCPKGPDILVVLMAVAGAILFLGLAGLLIWKLLVTIHDRREFAKFEEERAKAKWDTANNPLYKGATTTFTNVTYRGNS encoded by the exons GAGTTTGGCCAAGGGGGCTCCAGTGTGTCCCGTTGTGACCTGAAGCAGAACCTGTTGGATGGGGGGTGTACGAAGGGGGGGCTAGAGTTCCCCTTCAGTACCCTCAGTGTGCAAGAAAACACGCCCCTCAGTGACAAGGCATCGGGGGCTGCCGACGACGTCACCCAGATCAGACCCCAGAAACTCAGCCTCACTCTGCGACCAG atgatgccaggcgtttcacagtgacagtgaagcaGGTGGAGGACTACCCAGTTGACCTGTACTATCTGATGGACCTCTCCTACTCCATGAGGGACGACTTGGCCCGCCTGCGCTCCCTGGGCAACCAGCTGGCTGCAGCCATGGGCCGCACCACCAGCAACCTGCGTATGGGTTTTGGGGCCTTTGTGGACAAGCCCCTGTCCCCATATATGTACACCTACCCTGAGGAAGCCGTCAGTAACCCTTGTTATGG GATCCAGACGCGGTGCCTGCCTCAGTTTGGCTACAAGCACGTGCTGTCTCTGACCAAGCAGGTGGAGCGCTTCACAGAGGAGGTGGCAAAGCAGCAGGTGTCTCGTAACAGAGACTCTCCAGAGGGAGGCTTCGACGCGGTCATACAGGCAGTGGTGTGCAAG GACAAGATAGGCTGGCGTGGGGATGCCTCCCACCTGTTGGTGTTCACTACCGATGCTACGACACACATAGCCCTAGACGGCCGGCTGGCTGGTCTAGTGCAGCCCAATGATGGACAGTGTCACATCGACAGAGACAACAACTATGACAAGTCGTCAACCCTG GACTACCCATCTCTGGCTCTGATCACAGAGAAGATGTCTGAGAACAACATCAACCTCATTTTCGCTGTGACCAACAATGTGATGCCCCTCTACCAG AACTACAGCCAGCTGATTCCTGGCACCACGGTTGGAACGCTGTCGGATGACTCTGGGAATGTGATCCAACTCATCCTGGATGCTTACGAG AGGATCCGTTCCAAGGTGGAATTGGAGTTGCTGGGTGTTCCAGAGGAGCTGAATCTGTCCTTCAACGCCACCTGCCTCAACGGAGAGCTCATCCAGGGACTCAAGTCCTGCTCCGGACTTAAGATCGGAGACACA GTGTCGTTCAGTGTGGAGGCAAGGTTACGCGGTTGCCCTAAGGAGAAGAACCATACCTTCACCATTAAACCTGTGGGCTTCAAGGACGCCCTGGAGGTTACGGTCCACTTCGCCTGCGGGTGTGACTGTGAGGCCACAGCCCAGCCCGAGAGCCCTCTCTGTAACCAGGGAAATGGGACCTACGAGTGTGGTGTGTGCCAGTGTCACCCGGGGCGCCTGGGAGACCGCTGTGAGTGTGCCGACGGGGACTACAGGCCCTCAGACCAGGGCAACTGCAGCCCCAAACCTGATGACCCCATCTGCAGTGGGAGGGGCAACTGTGTGTGTGGCCAATGCTCCTGCCACACTAGTGGCTTTGGAAAGGTGTGGGGCAAGTACTGCGAATGTGACGACTTCAACTGCCTGCGCTTCAAAGGAGAGATCTGCTCAG GCCATGGGAAATGTGACTGTGGCTTCTGCAAGTGTGGCTCTGACTGGATGGGGGAGAACTGTAACTGCACAACCCGGACAGACACCTGCATGTCCAGCATGGGCCTGCTGTGCAGCGGCcggggccagtgtgtgtgtggggcctgTGAGTGCACCCAGCCAGGGGCCTACGGGGCCACTTGTGAGAGGTGTCCAACCTGCCCTGATGCCTGCAGCATCAAGAA GGAATGTGTTGAATGTAAGCACTTCAAGAGAGGCCGTCTCTTTGAGGAGAAAAGCTGTGCCCGAATCTGCAGGGATGAAATTCAGAAGGTGGAAGAACTAG TCTTCTATGAGAAGAATGCTGCGAACTGCACCTATAAGGATGAGAATGACTGTGTAGAGCGCTTCCAGTACTACGAGGATGCCAGCGGAAAGTCCATCCTGTATGTCATGGAGCCTG actGCCCTAAAGGGCCTGATATCCTGGTGGTTCTCATGGCGGTGGCGGGGGCCATCTTGTTTCTGGGTCTGGCTGGCCTGCTCATCTGGAAGCTGCTGGTCACCATCCACGACCGCCGAGAGTTCGCCAAGTTTGAGGAGGAGAGGGCTAAGGCCAAGTGGGATACG GCTAACAACCCCTTGTACAAAGGAGCCACCACCACTTTCACGAATGTGACCTACCGTGGGAACTCTTGA